One segment of Pontibacter akesuensis DNA contains the following:
- a CDS encoding nuclear transport factor 2 family protein: protein MVEYNKAILEKANEAITEGDNEGFLSFCTDDTEWTFVGDQTLRGKEAVRRYMATAYIEPPKFMVENLISEGDFVTALGKIRLKNSDGKMADYSYCDVWRFRDGKMAELKAFVIKTD from the coding sequence ATGGTAGAGTATAATAAAGCAATACTAGAAAAGGCGAACGAAGCTATTACTGAGGGTGACAATGAAGGATTTCTGTCTTTCTGCACCGACGACACAGAATGGACTTTTGTAGGTGACCAGACCTTACGAGGGAAGGAAGCTGTTCGACGGTACATGGCCACGGCGTACATAGAACCACCGAAGTTTATGGTTGAAAATTTAATCTCTGAAGGTGATTTTGTTACAGCCCTCGGCAAAATCAGATTAAAAAACAGTGACGGGAAAATGGCTGACTACTCATACTGTGACGTCTGGCGATTTCGCGACGGTAAGATGGCTGAATTAAAGGCTTTCGTTATCAAGACTGACTAA
- a CDS encoding WG repeat-containing protein, translated as MMGIRHFIFALILLLRVGTTYGQKKFKVVVKETGGWQELFSLVDENGKLIRKLDPKKYFVCFNPDEYVYFAIFGLRAGLDDGPGWTAINAEEKVLFNVYNASSGEPSPDYLVDNKIRIVDNDNLIGYADLKGEIIIEPQFEVATSFHKGKAIVGKNCKKVPSDKHANESDCNHSSIICDKYGYINDKGTLIKIGAYTFEQIMHEIGWKMPDE; from the coding sequence ATGATGGGCATAAGACACTTTATATTTGCCTTGATTCTTTTACTAAGAGTTGGCACCACCTATGGGCAAAAAAAGTTCAAAGTGGTAGTAAAAGAAACTGGCGGTTGGCAAGAACTATTTTCGTTGGTAGATGAAAATGGAAAACTCATACGCAAGCTTGACCCTAAGAAATATTTTGTGTGTTTCAACCCTGATGAGTATGTCTATTTTGCAATCTTCGGTCTAAGAGCAGGTTTAGATGATGGCCCTGGCTGGACAGCAATCAACGCTGAGGAAAAAGTATTGTTTAACGTCTACAATGCAAGTTCAGGGGAGCCATCCCCTGACTACCTTGTCGATAACAAAATCAGAATAGTAGATAACGATAATTTAATCGGCTATGCTGACCTTAAAGGTGAAATTATCATTGAACCCCAATTTGAAGTCGCAACCTCTTTTCATAAAGGAAAAGCAATAGTAGGCAAGAATTGCAAAAAAGTGCCGTCGGACAAACATGCAAATGAATCAGACTGCAATCATTCCTCCATTATTTGTGATAAGTATGGTTACATCAACGATAAAGGCACTTTAATAAAAATCGGGGCCTATACTTTTGAGCAGATTATGCATGAAATAGGCTGGAAAATGCCTGATGAATAG